The stretch of DNA AGTCGCCCATCATCATGCCCGGCGCCATGCCCAGGTCATGCGCGAAGAAGATGTCGTCCAGGTCCGGCCGCGCCCCGGCCTCGGCATGGCTTTCCTGCACGCCCAGATACCGCGACAGCAGCCGCGCCTCCTCGTCGGTGCCGCCCAGGCCGCGCGCCTCGATCTCGCGCTCCAGCTTCGAGGGGCGCAGCATCGCGGCGAAATACCCGCCCCAGGCCGCATCGGCATGCAGCGTGAATTCCAGCCCCAGCTGGCGATACTCGTCGCGGATGTCGGCGATGTCGGCCAGCGGATCGACGGCGCTTTCCTCGGTCGTGCCCATCACGGCGACCACCTCCAGCACCGGGCGCCGTTCCGCCAGGCAACGGTCGAGATGGAGGCGCAGGTCGACCGTGTCCATGCGCCCGTCCAGGTCGACGCGCACGGGCAGCACGCTGGCCCGCCCCAGCCCCACCAGCGAGGCGCCCTTCGGCCAGGAATAATGCGCCGTCGCCGGGGCCAGGATCACCGGCGCGGGCGTGTCGGGCAGGTAGCGGCGGGCGAACTCGATCATGCCCATATCGGCGACCGTCCGCCCCTCGATCGCGGCGGCCACCACCTCCGGCGGGATCCCCGCCGTGGCCGTGATCCGTGCCGAAAGCCCGATCGCCTCGTCCACCGGCAGGTTCAGCAACTCCCAGGATGCAAGGTCGAGCAGGCGCCGCCGCCGCCCTTCCAGCGTCAGCAGGGTCAGCGTCCGCGCCGGCGCCAGCCGCGCGTCGTGCCGGACCGCGTCCGCCAGCGTCAGCGGCAGGAACTTCAGGTTGCGCGCGGCCCAGATCGATTCCGCGTTCGCGACCGACCCGTCGCAGGTGATATGGGCCCAGGGCCGGGGCAGGGCGCTGTCCTCCTCGGGGTCGCGAAAGCCCAGCATCCGGCAGATGTCGTCGCAGACCGCCATCTCCAGCAGCGTCGTGACCGGCGATGCTTCGGTCGCCACGTTGTTCTGGTTGTAGAGCAGCCCCGCGAAATGCCCCACCACCGCGGGCAGCGTGGTGTCCCAGTACATGTGCGACTGGTTGCGATAGCTCGACAGCGGGATCGAGGCGCGCAGATGCGCCAGCATCTCGTCCAGCCGTTCGCCGATCAGGGCGACCGCATCATGGTAGGCGGCATTCTCGGGCGCGAAGACGGCGTCGGGCGCCATGCGCGGATCGCGCGGCTGGTAGTCCCGTCGCGCCGCGACATTGCCGGAAATCGCCCGCCCGATCAGGTCGCGCAGCACCGCCTCGTTCTCGGCCTTCGGTCCAAGGAACCAGGCCGCCGGCGTGCCTACGGGGGTGGCCCGGTCCAGGCTCAGCCGGTCCGGATGCCGCCTGCGGAACGCGTCGATCGACCTGTGCAGCTCATGGCTGCGATGGCGCTCGGTCATGCTTGCCCCCATTGGCGTCCTTCGGGGGACCATGCCGCGACCCGTGCCTGCGTTCAGTGACGTTGCTCACCTTGCGTCACCCGCGCGGCCGCGGATCGGCATGACCCGGGCAGGCAATGCACCGCGCCACGCGAAAAGGAAGCCGTCCCCGTAAGCATGCACGCAACCGCATATCCCCCCGACACGCCAGCCTCGTTGCGCGAGCCTAGGGTGCAACCCCGCCTTGCGGCAAGGGTTTTTGGTCGGTGCGCCGCGCGGTGCCGCCCGCGGTCCGGCAGGGGGCGGCTGTCAGCTGCGCCGGCCAAGACCCAGGAAAGCGCGCAGCGACCTGCCGCGATAGGGCTTCGCATCCCGTGGCGGCATCGGGGGCCGATGCTCCACCGGGCGCTGGTCCAGGCGCGTGGCGATCATCAGGCTGTCGGCGAAGATCCTGTGCATGGCGTCACTCCTTCTGTCCCTGTGATTGGTCCGCGCGCCCGGCGATGTCCGGTCGCGCAGCCCCAGTATCGGGCGTGACCGCGCCCCGGTCTGTGAACCGGTTCACTCAGGAAAGGCGGTTGCCGCGGGCGTTTCAGTGCCCCTGCGGGACGTCCCCGGCGGCGATCCGCTCCAGCCGGGCGCGGTCGCGGAACAGGATGCGCCCGCGGCCGATCTCGATGATGCCCTGCGCCTTCCAGTCCTTTAGCGTCTTCGAGACCGCCTCCCGCGTGGCGCCCACATGGTCGGCCAGCTCGGCCTGGCCCATGGTCAGCACGTCGTCCGAGCCCAGTTCCTGAAGCAGCCAGACGACCCGGCGCGCAAGCCGCACCCCCAGCGGCTGAAGCGCGTGGTTCTCAAGCTGCCGGCTGACCCAGTTGAACCGCGTGACCGTCAGCCGGATCAGCTCCAGCGCCAGGTCGGGGTCGTGGCGCAACGCGGCAAGCAGCGCCTCGCGGCCCACGCGCAGAACGCGGCTGGGCCTGAGCGCCATCGCCGTCGCGCTGCGGCTGCCATCCTCGAGCAGCGCCACCTCGCCAAAGATCGCGCCGGGCTTCAGCAGGTTCAGCGACAGCTTCCGGCCATCTGCCGCAAGGGTGCTGATCTCCAGCAGCCCGTGCTCCAGCAGGTAGAGCGCATCGGCCCGATCGTCCTGGCGGAACAGCGCCTGTCCCGGGCGCAGCGCCATGTCGGTGGCGATGCGGCGCAACCCGCGGATCAGGCCGTCATTCGATCGCGCAGCCATCGACACGCGGGAACCCCATGCTCGTCACTCGACACGCCCCCAGACTAGGCCAGCCGCGCGCGGTCGCAAAGCGATGGTTGCCACGGTCGCGCGTCGCGCGCCCCGGATCAGTCCGGGCTGAGCGCGCTGTAAAGCTGCGGGTCCTTGCGCCCCCCGTCGACCAGGCGCTGCGCGATCAGCCGGATGACGTAAAGCCCGAATTCCGGATGCGTGGTGTAGATCTTCATGAAGCTCACCTCGTCGATCGTCATGATCCGGCATGGCCCCCGGCACACCGCTGTGGCCGTCCGCTTTCGGTCGCGCGAGAAATAGGCCATCTCGCCGAACAGCGCGCCCGCCCCGAAACTGACGCCCGGCTCGGGCAGGTCCACCCGCCCCTCGACCAGGTAGTAGACCAGGTCGGCCCGATCGCCCCTGCGGAACAGCACATGCCCGTCGGCGAAACGGGCCGGCTTGAGGAACGGCAGCAGCGCCTTCATCGGCTCCTGCCCCTCCTGAACCGAGCGAAGCCTGCGTTTCGCGGTCAGGATCTCGTAAAGCCGCGTCGCGTTCAGCGGCAACAAGAGCACATGCATGAACAGCATCGGATAGACCTGCGCCACCGCCCCGTAGAGGATGAAGCACAGGTTCGCCATCACCGCGACCGTGCGCAGCCCCTGCATGCTGCGCATCGAATAGGCCATAAGGGTCAGAAGGGCCCCCAGCCAGCCGAACAGCTCAATCCAC from Halovulum dunhuangense encodes:
- a CDS encoding Crp/Fnr family transcriptional regulator: MEWIELFGWLGALLTLMAYSMRSMQGLRTVAVMANLCFILYGAVAQVYPMLFMHVLLLPLNATRLYEILTAKRRLRSVQEGQEPMKALLPFLKPARFADGHVLFRRGDRADLVYYLVEGRVDLPEPGVSFGAGALFGEMAYFSRDRKRTATAVCRGPCRIMTIDEVSFMKIYTTHPEFGLYVIRLIAQRLVDGGRKDPQLYSALSPD
- a CDS encoding pyridoxal-dependent decarboxylase, which codes for MTERHRSHELHRSIDAFRRRHPDRLSLDRATPVGTPAAWFLGPKAENEAVLRDLIGRAISGNVAARRDYQPRDPRMAPDAVFAPENAAYHDAVALIGERLDEMLAHLRASIPLSSYRNQSHMYWDTTLPAVVGHFAGLLYNQNNVATEASPVTTLLEMAVCDDICRMLGFRDPEEDSALPRPWAHITCDGSVANAESIWAARNLKFLPLTLADAVRHDARLAPARTLTLLTLEGRRRRLLDLASWELLNLPVDEAIGLSARITATAGIPPEVVAAAIEGRTVADMGMIEFARRYLPDTPAPVILAPATAHYSWPKGASLVGLGRASVLPVRVDLDGRMDTVDLRLHLDRCLAERRPVLEVVAVMGTTEESAVDPLADIADIRDEYRQLGLEFTLHADAAWGGYFAAMLRPSKLEREIEARGLGGTDEEARLLSRYLGVQESHAEAGARPDLDDIFFAHDLGMAPGMMMGDYAMRHCDAFDRCDTITVDPHKAGFVPYAAGTLAYRNGAMRDLIAFTAPVVFHGGTVPSVGVYGIEGSKPGAAAAAVYLSHAVIPADRTGYGRLLAKCMFSSKRFYCALLAAFGPGDDVTLTPFQRLPAERDGGTAQEIEAQREMIARQIVPVADDPLIEKLLADEELMTLFRRLGSDQTICAYTLNFRTGDGINRDLSLMNELNDAIFRALSVQEFGGDKVPAAPLFVTASEFSPATYGQDFVDHYVRRCGAEPMPGMAVKFITSTQQNPFMTSTAEGDMTPRLAAALKRTASELAATLRRRHGLPDPA
- a CDS encoding Crp/Fnr family transcriptional regulator translates to MAARSNDGLIRGLRRIATDMALRPGQALFRQDDRADALYLLEHGLLEISTLAADGRKLSLNLLKPGAIFGEVALLEDGSRSATAMALRPSRVLRVGREALLAALRHDPDLALELIRLTVTRFNWVSRQLENHALQPLGVRLARRVVWLLQELGSDDVLTMGQAELADHVGATREAVSKTLKDWKAQGIIEIGRGRILFRDRARLERIAAGDVPQGH